GGCGGGGATCGAGCGGCTGTCCATGCTGGTGCAGGACCTGCCCCAACTGGACCGTCCCATCAGCATCATTCCCATGGGCGACACCCTGCCGGCCCTGGTGCTGGCCGATCGCCTGCGCGCCGCCGGGCTGTCGGTGGACATGGGCTTTTCCGGCAACATGAAGAAGCGCATGGCCCGGGCCAACAAAGCCAATGCCCGTTTCGCCGTCATCCTGGGCGAGGACGAACTGGCGCGCGGCGCCGTCACCTTGCGTGATCTCGATGCCGGCACCCAGGAAGAAATCCCGCTGGATCAGGTCGAGGGACGGCTTACCGGCGCATGAGCCCTGCCGTCGCCAGCCCCCGCCTGACGGTTATCGGCGCCAACCATCGGTCGGCGTCGTTGGGTTTGCGCGACCAATTGTTCGTCGATGACGCGGCCTCGGCGGATTTCCTTGTCGATCTGAAGCGGCGCGGCCTGCACGAGGCCTTGGTCCTGTCCACCTGCGACCGGGTCGAGGTGTGGGCATCGCATGTGGATGCCGATGCCGTTCATGGCCAAGTGGCCGAGTCGCTGGCGGCGCGCACCGGTATGCCGGTGGCGGCGTTGTCGGGGCAATTGTATCGTCATGACGGCCCCGATGCCGTGCGTCATTGCTTCGCCGTCACCGCCTCGCTCGATTCGCTGATCATCGGCGAGCCGCATGTATTGGGTCAGGTCAAGGCCGCCCACCGGCTGGCCCGCGATGCCGCCACCTGCGGGCCCGAACTGGAGGCGGTGCTGCAAGCGGCCTTCAACGCCGCCAAGCGCATTCGCAGTGAAACCCGCATCGGCGAAGGCCCGGTCTCCATCGCCGCCGCCGCCGTGCAGATCGCCCGCGACCTGCATGGCGATTTGTCGCGCTGTACCGCGCTGTTGGTCGGTGCCGCCGACATGGGCGAATTGGTGGTGGAAAGCCTGCAAGCCGCCGGTATCGGTCGGCTGCTGGTCACCGCGCCCCGGGCCAGTCGGGCGGAGGCGCTGGCGGTGACCCTGAATGCCAATGTGGTCGGCTTCGATACCATGCGCGACAGCCTGGCCGATGCCGATCTGGTGGTGTGTTCGGTGGGGACGCGGGCCATCACCGTCACCGCCGAGATGATGAACGCGGCGCTGAAAAAGCGGCGGCGCAAGCCCATCTTCGTCGTCGATGCCGGCATCCCCGGCGACGTCGAACCGGCGGTCAACCGTGTCGATGGCGCCTTTTTGTACGATCTGGCCGATCTGGAAAAGGTGGCGCTGGAAGGCCGCTCGGCCCGCGAACAGGCGGCGCGCGCCGCCTGGGCCATGCTGGAGGACGAGGTGGGCGGCTTTTTGCGCGGTCGCGCCGCCCGCGTCGCCGTGCCGGCGATTATTTCTCTTCGGCAACGATGCGACGAAATTCGCGATGGCGTCCTGGCGGAGAACCCGGCCAATGCCGACGAGGCCACCCGGCTGTTGCTGAACCGGTTGTTGCACGCACCGACCGACGTGATGAAATCGGTTGCCGCCGACGGCCCGGAATGGCAAGCCATGGAAAAGACCCTGCGCAAGCTGTTCCGTTTGGATTAGAAGGACCGACATGACTCTTGATGCCCAGTTGGACAAGGTGCTGTACCGCTATGACGAGCTGCGCGAGCAGCTGGCGGCGGGCGATGGCGGCTCTTTCGCCCGCTTGTCCAAGGAATTTTCCGACATCGAGCCGGTGGTCCACGCCGTCCAGGCGCTGAAGAAGGCCCGCGCCGACATGGCGGAGGCCGAGGCGATGATGGCCGATCCCGACATGAAGGATCTGGCTGCCGAGGAATATTACGCCCTCAAGGAAACCCTGCCCGGCCTGGAACGCGACGTGCAGCTGATGCTGCTGCCC
This is a stretch of genomic DNA from Magnetospirillum gryphiswaldense MSR-1 v2. It encodes these proteins:
- the hemA gene encoding glutamyl-tRNA reductase; the encoded protein is MSPAVASPRLTVIGANHRSASLGLRDQLFVDDAASADFLVDLKRRGLHEALVLSTCDRVEVWASHVDADAVHGQVAESLAARTGMPVAALSGQLYRHDGPDAVRHCFAVTASLDSLIIGEPHVLGQVKAAHRLARDAATCGPELEAVLQAAFNAAKRIRSETRIGEGPVSIAAAAVQIARDLHGDLSRCTALLVGAADMGELVVESLQAAGIGRLLVTAPRASRAEALAVTLNANVVGFDTMRDSLADADLVVCSVGTRAITVTAEMMNAALKKRRRKPIFVVDAGIPGDVEPAVNRVDGAFLYDLADLEKVALEGRSAREQAARAAWAMLEDEVGGFLRGRAARVAVPAIISLRQRCDEIRDGVLAENPANADEATRLLLNRLLHAPTDVMKSVAADGPEWQAMEKTLRKLFRLD